TACTACCAGATAATATTTTCTATTAGTATTTTGGAAGATTTTATCGGGGGACACTCGGTCCTAATTGTTCTTGTTTCTATAGTCATACGACTTAACGAGACGTTAATCACATTTTCCAAGCTGATTAATCACTACCCGACTAATTAACCTATCAAAATTTCATTGTCATGTTGACAAACCGACCAAATTTGAATCAAAACAACGACTTGGTTATCACCAGCTAGCAATCCTTTTCTCCATTAACAACTAGCAAGAGGGGGAAAAAGGTTATCTATGAAATTCCTGGACCATTTTTTTGGTCATACACCAAATGGCTGACTAAAATTCGCCAAAAAGAGAATATAACTGAATATATACAACAGCAGTCATGCCACGCTTTAGGATTGCCACcacttaatctatatatattccAAAAAGTCCATCATGCCAATTTAGCCACCATAGAATCATTCATTCATACGTTGCTTTGCTATCAACTCATCAATGTTTAATCCGATCGATTGAGATGTGTAATGACCCACCAAACAAATATCATCTCTTTTACGTTTAATACCTACCCGAATGGACCTGGCCAAAGCAATGGGCTTCTCATACTTCACGATCTTTTTCCAAATTACTCCaaacctaccaaaaaaaaaagcaattaaTATAGTAATTAAACTCCTTTTAGCAATCTTTAGGTTAAGGCTTCTTAGGCCAACCCTTAACATTACATTGAACTATTGAAGTTGTgctaattattttataaatttttcttaTAAAGAAGGAACAAGTACTTATTATGCATTTTACATTTGAAACTCCAATAAGGACCATCTTTATAAATCAATGACCATGTCTAAACAAATAATGTACTGTACAAAAGAAGTACTGCACGCAATAAAACCCAACTGAACTAGAGTCAATATTAACTTAAACTAGCTATTTACCATGTCCATTAATTAACTTAAACTCAATCGAGTGAATAAGAATATTACGAGCATATGGTTTCAAGCTATACCTCAATATATACCTGCAAGCTAGGAATCTCTtcttctatgtatatatatatgtccattGAATGGCAACCAAATATACATAGCAACATCCTTAACCTGAAAAACAGCCACTTGAATCAAATTACAACATAAGAAGCAAAAcaattattttagtttaatacGAAAAGACAAAGAAAACAGAGGATGAAgacaaacaaattaaccaaacAAGAAAGCCGTTAAACAACAATCCTATAGAGCTATATATTACTAGCACAACACGTATACGTATGGGTTATACATATCACATACATACATTGGAGACATAAAGTGTGGGGATGATGTAAtcaatgggaaaaaaaaagaagataaccCCCAATTCACCAAAATCTCATCACCACAACAAAATGACAAAACATGAAACCACCGATCCAACCATATCACATTGAAGAGAGTTTGTGAGGCAAATAATAAGATCATCAATAACAACCGTATTCAATCTCTTCTTTATGGAACGAGACGTAGACAGCTTTATCCTTacttttaagttgaaaaatgatTTCATAAGGACCTCCAACCATTTCATAACAAGTAGGCAGTTAACGGAATTCTTTCTAAGCGACAAAAATTGGACTCAACTATTAATTATAGATTTTCATTTTCCCCTCTATCTCCATATCCAAATCTTAATGTTATTTGCAGTTGATAAGAATTATACATATCTCTGCGTTCGTTTCCTCTTTTTTTTAGTGTGTtggtttttaatgatttaattacTACTTTTGTATAATTTTGTTCGATTATATCGtctacatattatatatttttcaccaAGGTTCCTGCCGAACTTAAAAACTGTTATTGCCAATAATTTCCATTAGGAACAACGCAAAACCGATTATTGTAACCATTATTTCTATAACCATAACACGGCATCTTCCCGTGCCCTCCTGCTGCTGCTTTATTTTGGCAGACTGGGGGTTTTGATGACGTATAGATAACACTATTCATTTTTTCGGCCGTGTAGAAGCCCGACAAAGATGGGGACGGAGATTTTGGTGTGGGTGATGAATCCGTGGATGAGGTGCTAGATCCGGATCCTGAAGCCGAGGCGGATGATGGTGTCCGTGTTAGTGAAGGAGAAGAGCATTTCTTAGTAAGAGACAGAAACGCTCTGATTTTTATATGATGAGATTGTGATTGTGTGGTTGAATCATATTCCTCAAGAAGATTCTCTAGTTCTTCATCAGATGTAATTGTAACAAGTGCATCTAAATCTTCAGTTGGTAATTGACATCTTAAACTCGCCGTCTTCCCACATAATTCTGCTAGTTTCGCCATCAATTCTGTTAATCATAAGAAAACACACATATGGTCAGTAAGTTCTTAATTAATTCATACTCCACAACATTACAAGTAACTATCGGGTTATGAGTCTCAATACTGTATCTCATGTTGTATGGGAATTGGAAAGGTTGATGTAGACAGCATTACCTCTACCTAAATCAGAGAGGCTTAAGTAGGGGTAAGGCTGCTTCCGATTTTACCTAAGGCGACACGTACGCTATATAAAAAGGCATTGGGTTCAACCATAAGCTATTTTTTTATGGGGTAGACAATGACTGATGCCAAAAAAAACATCAGGGTCAAAAATGATTCCGACAATCTACGTACACCTTTTGGGAACAAGACATGGAAATTATTTTTGTAACTAACCAGAAAAGGAGATGGAGCGAGCAACAGCAAGGACCCGAGTATGGCCTCCATGATATCTGAGCTTTCCGTCTGGATATCGAGGAAGAATCCGACCACCATAGCTACACAGGAATTTGATTGTTGTGGTGGTGCTTGCTGGGGGCTTGGGTGAGTTAAGAGAAGGTCCTACCATCTTTGAAGATTTCTGAAAATGGTCTTAATTAATTTGAAGagattgtttgttttgtttcttcAAGCTTAAGCATCGTGAAACTAGCAACGTATTTATAGAGTTGGTTAGAGAAGTTTTGCGTATGGGTTGGGAAAGCTGGGGCCCATTTAGGGGTTGGGTCTGTTAAGATTACCATACGTATACTCTGTCTTCTTGTGCGGTTAATATATACCACATGGTTTTGATTTTCATCCACCATAAGAACACCAAAAAGCGCCTTCGCAGAGCTAGTTTCCTAGTCAAGACCCGGCAGAGCTAGTTTCCTAGTCAAGACCCGGAGGGTTAACTGTTGCTGTAATCATAACCACATCTCCCATGAATATCTATAAATtacattctaattttttttttcttttgttgtacaaattaaatcaatcaatcaagtTATTAAACTTGATGATATACTTTTTAATCTAGCTGcatgaaatgattaatttttttaagaattagCCTGAAA
The sequence above is drawn from the Erigeron canadensis isolate Cc75 chromosome 4, C_canadensis_v1, whole genome shotgun sequence genome and encodes:
- the LOC122596091 gene encoding uncharacterized protein LOC122596091, whose translation is MVGPSLNSPKPPASTTTTIKFLCSYGGRILPRYPDGKLRYHGGHTRVLAVARSISFSELMAKLAELCGKTASLRCQLPTEDLDALVTITSDEELENLLEEYDSTTQSQSHHIKIRAFLSLTKKCSSPSLTRTPSSASASGSGSSTSSTDSSPTPKSPSPSLSGFYTAEKMNSVIYTSSKPPVCQNKAAAGGHGKMPCYGYRNNGYNNRFCVVPNGNYWQ